A segment of the Candidatus Woesearchaeota archaeon genome:
AAGGCTTCAAATATATAAACCTTTGGGTGCTGTTTAGAAGGGTTTATATGTGTAACTATAAGTAGATGGTAAAAGCTAGAATATAATAAAAATAGTAAAAAAAGAAAGAAATACCTTTAACTAAAATTTTTTCATGCTTTGATAGCAATCTCTGCAGTAAACTGGTCTGCCTTCTCCTGGCTTGAAAGGAACTTCACATTCATTGCCACACTTTGAGCAGGTTGTCTTGTGCATTTGACGTGGTTGAAAGTCTCGCTTAAAGCCTCCGCCACCGCCGCCGCCACGGTTAAAATTTCCCATATTCTTCTCCTCCATATTCTCTATTACTTAAAAGAGAGACTATAATCTCAATTAAGTTATTTGCTGTTTGTAGTAGCTTCCTCTTTATAAGTGTTTTCTTTGAGAGTACGTAATAAGTCTTCTATGGTTTTAGCGCCGGTTCAGCTTTTGAAGTGGATTTCGATTGGATTTTTCTCTCTGGAACCTCGAAAAATCCTCACAGTGAAATTAAGAAAAGCTTCACAAAAGCAGGCGCTAAAACTACAGACTTATT
Coding sequences within it:
- a CDS encoding DNA-directed RNA polymerase, translated to MEEKNMGNFNRGGGGGGGFKRDFQPRQMHKTTCSKCGNECEVPFKPGEGRPVYCRDCYQSMKKF